In the genome of Bacillus thuringiensis, the window GAGTTGCAAGTATTGATAGACAAACATTGATTAATAACGTTATGCTGCTTGCTAAATCAGCAAAAACTTTTAACGTACCTACTATTCTTACTACAGTTGAAACACGCAGCTTTTCTGGTTATTTTTGGCCACAAATTCTTGATATATTCCCAAACCATGAAATTATAGAACGTAGTTCAATGAACTCTTGGGAAGATCCGAAATTTGTTGAGGCAGTTAAAGCAACCGGTAGAAAGAAATTAATATTTGCAGCACTTTGGACTGAAGTTTGCCTTGCATTCCCTGTGCTTGAAGCAATTAAAGCTGGCTATGAGGTGTATGCAGTTGATGATGCTTCAGGTGGTACTAGTTTGACAGCACATAACGCTGCTATGCGTCGTGTAGAACAAGCTGGTGCAATTCCAGTGACAGCAATTCAAGTTTTACTTGAATACCAACGTGACTGGGCACACAAAGACACTTATGATGCTGTAATGGAGATTGTAAAGGAACACACTGGTGCTTATGGTCAAGGTGTAGAATACGCATATACTATGGTGCATGGCGCGCTTCCAAGCAGGAAAATATGAAACAA includes:
- a CDS encoding hydrolase, with the protein product MSNLELLNPENSALILIDFQPQMTFGVASIDRQTLINNVMLLAKSAKTFNVPTILTTVETRSFSGYFWPQILDIFPNHEIIERSSMNSWEDPKFVEAVKATGRKKLIFAALWTEVCLAFPVLEAIKAGYEVYAVDDASGGTSLTAHNAAMRRVEQAGAIPVTAIQVLLEYQRDWAHKDTYDAVMEIVKEHTGAYGQGVEYAYTMVHGALPSRKI